In the Rubrivivax gelatinosus IL144 genome, CGATGGTGCGCGCCAGGCCGTCGTCGATCGCCACCTGCGGTGCCCAGCCCAGGCGCTGGCGCGCCAGCGTGATGTCGGGGCAGCGCCGCGTCGGGTCGTCGGCCGGCAGCGGCTCGAAGACCAGGCGCGAGCGGCTGCCGGTCAGGCGCAGCACGCGTTCGGCCAGGTCGAGCATCGTGCGCTCCTGCGGGTTGCCCAGGTTCACCGGGCCGCTGAAGCCGGCGTCCATCAGCCGCAGCAGGCCGTCGACGGTGTCGTCGACGTAGCAGAAGCTGCGGGTCTGGCGGCCGTCGCCGTAGACCGTCAGCGGCCGCCCGGCCAGCGCCTGGACGATGAAGTTGCTGACGACGCGGCCGTCACCCGGCCGCAGCCGCGGGCCGTAGCAGTTGAACAGCCGCGCCAGCCGCACCGCGACGCCGCGCTCGCTGGCGTAGGCCAGGCACATCGCCTCGGCGCAGCGCTTGCCTTCGTCGTAGCAGGCGCGCGGGCCGATCGGGTTCACGTGGCCCCAGTAGCCCTCGGACTGCGGATGCACCTGGGGGTCGCCGTAGACCTCGCTGGTGGAGACGTGCAGCAGCCGGGCGCCGGTCTGCTGCGCCACTTCCAGCAGCCGCCAGGCGCCGACCGCGCTGGACAGCACGGTGGCCACCGGGTGGCGCTGGTAGTACGCGGGGCTGGCAGGGCAGGCGAGGTTGAAGATGCGCTCGCAGTCGCGGGCCTCGGTGGGCAGCGGCTCGGTGATGTCGTGGCGCACGAAGCGGAACGCCGGGTGGCGGCGCAGGTGTTCGACGTGGCGCACGTCGCCCGAGGACAGGTCGTCCAGCGCGAGCACGCGGCAGCCGCGCTCGAGCAGGCGGTCGCAGAGATGGCTGCCGACGAAACCGGCGGCGCCGGCGACGAGCACGGCATGGGGCGAGGCGGGCGACGGGTTCTTCATCCTGCGGCCGTGGCAGGCCGCGTGCCGAGGCGGCGTGCGATGGCCGCGGCCTGGCCCAGCGTCACCGGATGGCGGCTGCGCAGCGCACTGCGCAGCAGATCGCTCCAGCAGCGGCTGACCGCGCCGGCGTCGCAGTCGGCGGGGTGCAGCTCGAAGCGCTGCAGCGGCCGCTGGCGCTGGGTGAGCCCGAGCAGCCGGTTCCAAGCCACCGAGGCGTGCACGCGCCAGGCCGCACGCGTGCTGAAGACGAAGCTCGGCGCCGCCAGCGCCTCGCCGCCGGGCAGCGCGACGACGCGGCCCAGCGTGCAGGTGTAGGCGAACGGGCCGGCACGCACCGCGTCCCAGCCACCGTCGCCCAGCAGCCAGGCCGGCGCGACGAAGCCGGCCATCGGCAGGCCTTCGCGCTCGGCCCATTGCAGGCCCAGCTGCAGCCGCTCGGCGGCCTGCTCGCGCCCGAGGGCGGCGAACTCGCCTTCGCCGGCGGTGTACCAGTGCCGCCGCCAGTGCTCCAGCGGGCCGGCCGCGGCCGGGCCGTCGTCGAGGTGGGTGTAGCCGTGCAGCGCCAGCTCGTGGCCGGCCTGCGCCTGCCGCCTCAGCCAGTGCAGGAACTCGGCCGAGGCCGGCTGGCCGTGCATGCGCGGCACCACCAGCAGCGTCAGCGGCAGCACGACGTCGCATTCGCGCGCGACGCGCTGGGCCTGGGCGAGCACCCGGGCGCAGCCGGCCCAGCGCGAGTCCGCCACGTCGTGCATCACGACGGCGACGTGGCGCCGCGGGCCGCGCGCGGTGAGCCTCACGATGGCTGCGGCGGCGCGTACAGCGCGCCGGGGGCGTGCGCGCGGCGGTGGTCGCGGATCGCCTGGCGGTAGCGCGCGGCGAA is a window encoding:
- a CDS encoding UDP-glucuronic acid decarboxylase family protein codes for the protein MKNPSPASPHAVLVAGAAGFVGSHLCDRLLERGCRVLALDDLSSGDVRHVEHLRRHPAFRFVRHDITEPLPTEARDCERIFNLACPASPAYYQRHPVATVLSSAVGAWRLLEVAQQTGARLLHVSTSEVYGDPQVHPQSEGYWGHVNPIGPRACYDEGKRCAEAMCLAYASERGVAVRLARLFNCYGPRLRPGDGRVVSNFIVQALAGRPLTVYGDGRQTRSFCYVDDTVDGLLRLMDAGFSGPVNLGNPQERTMLDLAERVLRLTGSRSRLVFEPLPADDPTRRCPDITLARQRLGWAPQVAIDDGLARTIEYFRALSAEAGARIAAQGSVSPSAAYSFSRL
- a CDS encoding DUF2334 domain-containing protein, whose amino-acid sequence is MRLTARGPRRHVAVVMHDVADSRWAGCARVLAQAQRVARECDVVLPLTLLVVPRMHGQPASAEFLHWLRRQAQAGHELALHGYTHLDDGPAAAGPLEHWRRHWYTAGEGEFAALGREQAAERLQLGLQWAEREGLPMAGFVAPAWLLGDGGWDAVRAGPFAYTCTLGRVVALPGGEALAAPSFVFSTRAAWRVHASVAWNRLLGLTQRQRPLQRFELHPADCDAGAVSRCWSDLLRSALRSRHPVTLGQAAAIARRLGTRPATAAG